A segment of the Streptomyces sp. P9-A2 genome:
CGGGCAGTCGCGGGCACGCGTCGGAGACCTCGACCCGGACCGCTCCCGGCAGCAGCAGGAAGCAGATGCCGCAACGGCGGCCGGGGACATGCCGGATGACGTTGGCGAGCAGCTCCGACAGCGCGAGTTCAGCCGCGTCGGCGACCTCCAGCAGGCCGGATCCCTTGAGGTAGAGCCACAGAATGCGCCGCAGGTGCCGGACCGAGTGCTCACCCAGGGCGAACTCGGCCCGGTACCGCGTCTCGACGTCCGCCGCACGCGGACCAGTTGCTTGATTCACACCACCAGAATGCGACGCTCTGCGTACGCTCGACTACGCAACGAAACCAACGTCATGAGACGTCAAGACCAGGCCGGAGGCACCACCGTGGCCAACATCCAGACGCTCGACCCCAGCGCGTCCCCCCTCGACTACTACGGCTGGGAGTTGCGCCGCCAGCGCGAGGCCCACGGCCTCAAGCAGGGCCAGCTCGGCGAGATCATCTTCTGCACGGGCTCGCTGATCTGCCAGATCGAGACCACGAGGAAGGTCCCCACCCGCGACTTCTCCGAACGCGTGGACGCGGCTCTCGGCACGGACGGCCTCTTCTCCCGCCTGATCGGCTTGGTCCTGCGAAGCCAACTGCCCACCTGGTTCCAGCCGTACGCGGAGATGGAGGCGAAGGCGACGTACATCTCCACGTACCAGGCCCAGGTGGTGTACGGACTGCTGCAGTCGGAGGAGTACGCACGGGCGGTGCTCGCTACCGGGATGCCG
Coding sequences within it:
- a CDS encoding ATP-binding protein, with protein sequence MNQATGPRAADVETRYRAEFALGEHSVRHLRRILWLYLKGSGLLEVADAAELALSELLANVIRHVPGRRCGICFLLLPGAVRVEVSDACPRLPVAAAQEALAEGGRGLLLVEAVTDRWGVTPCPTGGGKTVWFECALGPGPRTAPPW